From a single Solanum dulcamara chromosome 4, daSolDulc1.2, whole genome shotgun sequence genomic region:
- the LOC129887324 gene encoding uncharacterized protein LOC129887324 isoform X1, which yields MLLLLLFISKQGEDEFTICMEDQLRSLGIIHSDYDHSLSSILDPTFFKGMSVVLMLVCHRRRSKQLFYPWNHLMLQLIESLSGSMAVRIKHGKTCTSMDMLYNGEPQRICNIAGTTDATSGFFKQGNPRYVVRSSLILPPRMLDSLGR from the exons atgttgttgttgttgttgtttatttcTAAACAAGGTGAAGATGAGTTCACAATTTGCATGGAGGACCAATTAAGATCCTTAGGTATAATTCACAGTGATTATGATCACTCACTTAGCTCAATTCTTGATCCCACATTTTTTAAAGGAATGAGTGTTGTGTTGATGCTAGTATGCCACCGAAGAAG ATCAAAGCAGCTGTTTTATCCGTGGAACCACCTGATGCTACAACTTATTGAAAGCCTTAGTGGCAGCATGGCAGTCCGG atcaAGCATGGGAAAACATGTACTTCCATGGATATGTTGTATAATGGTGAACCACAACGAATTTGTAACATCGCAGGAACCACTGACGCCACTTCTGGATTCTTTAAACAAG GTAATCCAAGATATGTTGTTCGAAGCTCCCTAATTCTACCTCCAAGAATGCTGGACAGTCTCGGAAGATAG
- the LOC129887324 gene encoding uncharacterized protein LOC129887324 isoform X2, producing the protein MAVSRSSMGKHVLPWICCIMVNHNEFVTSQEPLTPLLDSLNKLTRSKVAALSTLLQLSGRLQLVMAQIDKADNKKGPALTLEMQMDESENDEVDEVM; encoded by the exons atcaAGCATGGGAAAACATGTACTTCCATGGATATGTTGTATAATGGTGAACCACAACGAATTTGTAACATCGCAGGAACCACTGACGCCACTTCTGGATTCTTTAAACAAG CTTACCAGGTCAAAGGTGGCAGCCCTTAGCACTTTGTTACAGTTATCTGGTCGTTTGCAACTTGTAATGGCACAG ATCGATAAGGCTGACAATAAGAAAGGCCCTGCATTGACACTCGAGATGCAGATGGATGAAAGTGAGAATGACGAGGTAGATGAAGTTATGTAG
- the LOC129887324 gene encoding uncharacterized protein LOC129887324 isoform X3, whose product MAVSRSKQLFYPWNHLMLQLIESLSGSMAVRIKHGKTCTSMDMLYNGEPQRICNIAGTTDATSGFFKQGNPRYVVRSSLILPPRMLDSLGR is encoded by the exons ATCAAAGCAGCTGTTTTATCCGTGGAACCACCTGATGCTACAACTTATTGAAAGCCTTAGTGGCAGCATGGCAGTCCGG atcaAGCATGGGAAAACATGTACTTCCATGGATATGTTGTATAATGGTGAACCACAACGAATTTGTAACATCGCAGGAACCACTGACGCCACTTCTGGATTCTTTAAACAAG GTAATCCAAGATATGTTGTTCGAAGCTCCCTAATTCTACCTCCAAGAATGCTGGACAGTCTCGGAAGATAG